In Daphnia pulex isolate KAP4 chromosome 7, ASM2113471v1, one genomic interval encodes:
- the LOC124196748 gene encoding asialoglycoprotein receptor 1-like, which translates to MLKIFVFCLVVLTYFSNGNVVAPRTCGGRVFVDKPIVIDAPIHDDCIWEFQTKDDRILLFTLVDGNLKETQEFFKIHDGLDSESPILLVENQKILERSRKDLPASVYTTQSTASVRFTKAPTSNLKLKIEKAVNCPANVGAQTECGRIVDTTSCYCADFNKRSQTDQKTVCSNIGFYMLALESRTEEDLIAFAWGTGFQFWTSLSYSNGYWIWESTNVPINGGYFNWAIGQPDGSGNCVHLNAITSQGGWNDDSCATPHEAVCEGQP; encoded by the exons ATGCTCAAGATTTTCGTATTTTGTCTAGTCGTCCTGACTTACTTCAGCAATGGAAATGTTGTTGCACCGCGGA CTTGTGGGGGTCGAGTATTTGTCGATAAACCGATCGTGATCGACGCCCCAATTCACGACGATTGCATCTGGGAATTTCAGACAAAAGACGATCGGATTTTGTTATTCACTTTGGTAGATGGAAACTTGAAGGAAACCCAAGAATTTTTCAAG ATCCACGATGGACTCGACAGTGAGTCTCCGATTCTCCTTGtcgaaaaccaaaaaattctcGAACGTTCGAGAAAAGATTTGCCAGCGTCCGTGTACACGACCCAATCGACAGCCAGCGTTCGATTCACAAAAGCGCCAACTTCAAATCTCAAActcaaaattgaaaag GCTGTCAATTGCCCAGCAAATGTGGGTGCACAGACAGAGTGTGGCCGAATTGTGGATACCACATCCTGTTATTGCGCAGATTTCAATAAG AGGTCTCAAACGGATCAGAAAACCGTGTGTAGCAATATTGGATTCTACATGTTGGCCCTCGAAAGCCGAACTGAAGAAGATCTCATTGCTTTTGCTTGGGGCACTG GATTTCAGTTCTGGACATCATTGAGTTACTCTAATGGATACTGGATTTGGGAGAGCACCAATGTCCCTATTAACGGTGGATACTTCAACTGGGCCATCGGACAGCCCGACGGATCAGGTAACTGCGTGCATTTAAATGCCATCACCTCCCAAGGCGGATGGAACGACGATTCGTGCGCCACTCCACACGAAGCCGTTTGCGAAGGCCAGCCATAA